ggaggcggtgacgattgagtcgatcgagtgcagcagtacacacccgagggcctttatgtttccgcaatagctagatagatttatgatttaaagatttatgttaaggattttatttagagatatttttatgtttatttttattgttagttgatcttttcaaaggtcAATTTAGGAAGTTTTGGTAAGTCGAtgctttaggattttattttatccaCTCCATATTTCATATcttaactttatttattttttttatttttggagttatgatttatgttttagtatatatatatatatataaaatcgaggttgtttcagttggtatcagagccaaggatccccaaagggttgtgtactgtcacttcgagaagctcaagaagtcacgcctcaaatatgtgagttttactgctttatattttatatgctaaaattcttttaaatgattatatgatatatgatataaatgaTAGTTGCATGCTGCatgaaaaaattttttttaatgcatgttggttacgtggttggACGACGTGTACAGAGATGCCTCTTAGAAGGATTTTGCGTAGGACTGATTAGGTTAGACAGGAGGGGACTGACGAGGTTAGACATGAGGGGAATATTCCATGGCCTCCACCTATTCAGGATGCTAGTGCCCGTGTACTAGCCGGTATGGCCCGTTCCTTTGAGCAACATGTAGGAGATGGAGCAAGGGTTAGACCAGAGGCAGTTTATGAGAGAGTTAGGAGGATGCACCCCGACGAGTTTcatggcactactgatccattcgttgctgagggatggattcgatCGTTAGAGGTGATTTTTCGCTACATGGACATGGCGGACGCTGACCGAGTTCGCTGTACCATTTATCTGTTGAAGGGCgacgcttccttatggtgggagggatCGGAGCGAGGAGTGAACATGGCGACTTTGACTTGGGAGGAGTTCAAGGGGgtattctatgacaagtacttcacaTCCGATGTTCGTTCTAGGCTTAAgagggagttcatgagtctccgtcagggagattGGTCTGTTGCCGAatttgtgcagaagtttgataggggatgtcactttgtgcccttcaTTGCTAATG
The DNA window shown above is from Primulina huaijiensis isolate GDHJ02 chromosome 12, ASM1229523v2, whole genome shotgun sequence and carries:
- the LOC140989421 gene encoding uncharacterized protein; translated protein: MARSFEQHVGDGARVRPEAVYERVRRMHPDEFHGTTDPFVAEGWIRSLEVIFRYMDMADADRVRCTIYLLKGDASLWWEGSERGVNMATLTWEEFKGVFYDKYFTSDVRSRLKREFMSLRQGDWSVAEFVQKFDRGCHFVPFIANDAVEKLRHFLDGLRPTIQRDVMLGDPTDYTTSVSRALKAEQSLKDIDWEMQRKRNRA